The following is a genomic window from Pseudomonas sp. FP2335.
CCAGGATCACGTCGAATTCCTGCTCGGCGCACTCCACGTTGTCGCGCAGACGCTGGATCTGGTAGCTGGTCTCGGCCCACTGGCGTTGCAGCAGACGGCGCTGGCCTTCGAACACGGTGTCGCCATTGAAGACGATGTCGATCTGGCCGTTGTTGATCGGCTGACCAATCACGGCTACGCAATCACCCAGGCCAGCGGCGCTGAATTGTGCAAGCACGTCCGGGGTGGCGTCCTGGCGAACCTGGATCACCGCGCCCAGTTCTTCGTTGAACAGGATGCCGTTGATCTCGGACTTATCCTCGGCAACGCTGTCGAGCACGATGTTCAGGCCGCAGTGACCGGCGAAGGCCATTTCCACGACGCTGGTCAGCAAACCGCCGTCGGAACGGTCATGGTAAGCCAGCAGGTGGCCGTCGGCGTTCAAGCCCTGGATCACCGCGAAGAAGGCCTTGAGGTCTTCGGCGTCATCGACGTCCGGCGCCTGCTTGCCCAGCTTGCCATGGGTTTGCGCGAGGATCGACGCGCCCATGCGGTTCTGGCCACGGCCCAGGTCGATCAGGATCAGGTCGGTGGTGCCCTTGTCCATGCGCAGTTGCGGGGTCAGGGTCTGGCGGATGTCGGTGACCGGTGCAAAACCGGTGACGATCAGCGACAGCGGCGAAGTGACCGTCTTGTCGACGCCGTCTTCGTTCCAACGGGTGGCCATGGACATGGAGTCCTTGCCCACCGGAATGGTGATGCCCAGCTCAGGGCACAGTTCCATGCCGACGGCTTTGACAGTGTCGTACAGGCGCGCGTCTTCACCCGGGTGACCGGCAGCGGACATCCAGTTGGCCGACAGTTTGATGTCAGACAATTTGCCGATGCGCGACGCGGCGATGTTGGTGAGGGTCTCACCGATGGCCATGCGGCCCGACGCCGGAGCGTCCAGCAAGGCCAGCGGCGTGCGCTCGCCCATGGCCATGGCTTCACCTGTGTAGACGTCGAAGCTGGTGGCGGTGACGGCAACGTCAGCCACCGGAACCTGCCACGGGCCGACCATCTGGTCACGGGCAACCAGGCCAGTGATGGTGCGGTCGCCGATGGTGATCAGGAAGCTTTTGCTCGCCACGGCCGGGTGGTGCAGCACGCGTTCGATGCTGTCGGACAGATCCAGCGTGCTTGGGTCGAAATCGTCGCCCAGTTCGGTTTCACGCACGGCCGAACGGTGCATGCGCGGGGCTTTGCCCAGCAGCACTTCCAGCGGCATGTCCACCGGGCTGTTGCCGAAGTGGCTGTCGGTGACCGTCAGTTGCGGTTCGGCAGTCGCTTCGCCGACCACGGCGAACGGGCAACGCTCGCGTTCGCAGATGGCCTGGAAGCGCGCGAAGTCTTCTGCGCCAACAGCCAGCACGTAGCGTTCCTGGGATTCGTTGCTCCAGATTTCGTGCGGGGCCATTCCCGGCTCGTCGTTTGGAATGTTGCGCAGTTCGAAACGGCCACCACGGTCGCCATCGTTGACCAGCTCCGGGAAGGCGTTGGACAAGCCGCCGGCGCCGACGTCGTGGATGAAGCTGATCGGGTTCTTGTCACCCAACTGCCAGCAACGGTCGATGACTTCCTGGCAGCGGCGTTCCATCTCTGGGTTTTCGCGCTGTACGGAAGCGAAGTCCAGGTCTGCCGAGCTGGTGCCGGTGGCCATGGAGGAAGCTGCGCCGCCGCCCAGGCCGATCAACATTGCCGGGCCGCCGAGCACGATCAGCTTGGAGCCGACCAGGATCTCGCCTTTCTTGACGTGTTCTTCACGGATGTTGCCCATGCCGCCAGCCAACATGATCGGCTTGTGGTAGCCGCGCACTTCATCGCCACGCGGGGTGGTGATGGACTGCTCGAACGTACGGAAGTAACCGGTCAGCGCCGGACGGCCGAATTCGTTGTTGAACGCAGCGCCGCCCAGCGGGCCTTCGATCATGATGTCCAGCGCGGTGACGATGCGCTCAGGCTTGCCGTACGGCACTTCCCACGGTTGTTCGAAGCCCGGGATCTGCAGGTTGGACACGGTGAAACCGGTCAGGCCTGCCTTTGGCTTGGCGCCACGGCCGGTTGCACCTTCGTCGCGGATCTCGCCGCCGGAGCCGGTGGCTGCGCCCGGGAACGGGGCAATCGCGGTCGGGTGGTTGTGGGTCTCGACCTTCATCAGGATGTGCACCGGCTCCTGCACCGCGCCGTACTGGCGGGTCTCCGGGTCCGGGAAGAAGCGGCCGGCAACGGAGCCGACGATGACCGAGGCGTTGTCCTTGTAAGCCGACAGAACGCCTTCGCTGTGCATCACGTAGGTGTTCTTGATCATGCCGAACAGGCTTTTTTCCTGGCTCTCGCCGTCGATGTCCCAACTGGCGTTGAAGATCTTGTGACGGCA
Proteins encoded in this region:
- the purL gene encoding phosphoribosylformylglycinamidine synthase: MLILRGAPALSAFRHSKLLEQLSQKVPAVTGLYAEFAHFAETTGVLTADEQQVLARLLKYGPSVPVQEPTGRLFLVLPRFGTISPWSSKASDIARNCGLEKIQRLERGIAFYVAGQFSDAEAELIASSLHDRMTQIIVGQLEQAAGLFSHAEPKPLTAIDVLGGGRAALEKANTELGLALADDEIDYLVNAFNGLKRNPHDIELMMFAQANSEHCRHKIFNASWDIDGESQEKSLFGMIKNTYVMHSEGVLSAYKDNASVIVGSVAGRFFPDPETRQYGAVQEPVHILMKVETHNHPTAIAPFPGAATGSGGEIRDEGATGRGAKPKAGLTGFTVSNLQIPGFEQPWEVPYGKPERIVTALDIMIEGPLGGAAFNNEFGRPALTGYFRTFEQSITTPRGDEVRGYHKPIMLAGGMGNIREEHVKKGEILVGSKLIVLGGPAMLIGLGGGAASSMATGTSSADLDFASVQRENPEMERRCQEVIDRCWQLGDKNPISFIHDVGAGGLSNAFPELVNDGDRGGRFELRNIPNDEPGMAPHEIWSNESQERYVLAVGAEDFARFQAICERERCPFAVVGEATAEPQLTVTDSHFGNSPVDMPLEVLLGKAPRMHRSAVRETELGDDFDPSTLDLSDSIERVLHHPAVASKSFLITIGDRTITGLVARDQMVGPWQVPVADVAVTATSFDVYTGEAMAMGERTPLALLDAPASGRMAIGETLTNIAASRIGKLSDIKLSANWMSAAGHPGEDARLYDTVKAVGMELCPELGITIPVGKDSMSMATRWNEDGVDKTVTSPLSLIVTGFAPVTDIRQTLTPQLRMDKGTTDLILIDLGRGQNRMGASILAQTHGKLGKQAPDVDDAEDLKAFFAVIQGLNADGHLLAYHDRSDGGLLTSVVEMAFAGHCGLNIVLDSVAEDKSEINGILFNEELGAVIQVRQDATPDVLAQFSAAGLGDCVAVIGQPINNGQIDIVFNGDTVFEGQRRLLQRQWAETSYQIQRLRDNVECAEQEFDVILEEDNPGLSTKLSFDVNQDIAAPYIKKGIRPQVAVLREQGVNGQVEMAAAFDRAGFNAIDVHMSDILAGRVDLNEFKGLVACGGFSYGDVLGAGEGWAKSALFNSRARDAFQGFFERNDSFTLGVCNGCQMMSNLSELIPGSEFWPHFVRNRSEQFEARVAMVQVQESNSIFLQGMAGSRMPIAIAHGEGHAEFESEEALLEADLSGTVALRFVDNHGKVTETYPANPNGSPRGITGLTSRDGRVTIMMPHPERVFRAVQNSWRPEEWNEDGAWMRMFRNARVWVN